One stretch of Oryzias latipes chromosome 7, ASM223467v1 DNA includes these proteins:
- the lzic gene encoding protein LZIC: MASRGKSETGKLKQNMEEQLDRLMQQLQDLEECREDLEEGEYEETKKETLEQLGEFNDSLKKIMSGDMTLVDELSGMQLAIQAAISQAFKTPEVIRLFAKKQPGQLRTRLAEMDRDLMVGKLSRDGHTQQKMEILTALRKLGEKLTAEDETFLTQNATATLSQFEKVTANSGSEDKILALASSSVKTKV, translated from the exons ATGGCTTCTCGAGGGAAATCCGAAACTGGCAAATTGAAGCAGAACATGGAAGAACAGCTGGACAGACTGATGCAGCAGCTTCAGGACCTGGAGGAGTGCAG GGAGGATTTGGAGGAGGGGGAGTACGAGGAGACCAAAAAGGAGACTTTGGAGCAACTGGGAGAATTTAATGACTCCCTAAAGAAGATCATGTCTGGAGACATGACCCTGGTAGATGAACTCAGTGGAATGCAGCTG GCAATCCAGGCCGCCATCAGCCAGGCTTTCAAAACCCCCGAGGTGATCCGACTGTTTGCCAAGAAGCAGCCAGGACAGTTGAGAACCAGGCTGGCCGAG ATGGACCGCGATTTGATGGTGGGGAAGCTGTCCCGGGACGGGCACACGCAACAGAAAATGGAAATCCTCACAGCCTTGAGGAAGCTGGGCGAGAAG CTCACTGCAGAGGACGAGACTTTTCTCACCCAAAACGCTACCGCCACACTGAGCCAGTTTGAAAAAGTCACAGCTAATTCAG GGTCGGAAGACAAAATTTTGGCTCTAGCAAGCTCCAGTGTGAAAACCAAGGTGTAG